One genomic segment of Paenibacillus xylanexedens includes these proteins:
- a CDS encoding TerC family protein, protein MDTLWLLTEILMINLVLSGDNAVVIALASKDLPPIQRKKAVWWGAFGAVLLRCVLTFVAVLLLGIPFIQAAGGLLLLWIAVKLLLQNEDEVHIREASTTWKAIQTILIADFVMSLDNVLAIAALADGDLALIVIGIAISIPIVVWGSGLIVGLLKRFPILVFVGSGILAFTAGEMVMKDPKLGEWLGGMASEVHMLLPIFMSCFVVMLGFFEKFVRIK, encoded by the coding sequence ATGGATACACTATGGCTGTTAACTGAAATTTTAATGATCAATCTGGTATTAAGTGGAGATAATGCGGTTGTTATTGCGCTTGCCAGCAAGGATCTGCCACCAATACAACGCAAAAAAGCGGTATGGTGGGGAGCTTTTGGCGCGGTGCTGCTGCGTTGTGTGTTAACCTTTGTAGCGGTATTATTGCTGGGAATTCCCTTTATCCAAGCGGCAGGTGGGCTGTTGCTACTCTGGATTGCAGTAAAGCTGCTGCTTCAAAATGAGGATGAAGTACATATTCGAGAAGCTTCTACGACCTGGAAAGCCATTCAAACCATTCTGATTGCCGATTTTGTAATGAGTTTGGATAATGTTTTGGCCATAGCGGCTTTGGCAGATGGAGATTTGGCTCTGATCGTCATTGGTATTGCAATCAGTATCCCCATCGTCGTATGGGGGAGCGGCTTAATTGTTGGTTTGTTGAAGCGATTTCCGATTCTTGTATTCGTCGGATCAGGCATCCTGGCCTTCACAGCAGGTGAGATGGTGATGAAAGACCCCAAGTTAGGAGAATGGCTGGGAGGTATGGCATCAGAGGTGCATATGTTATTACCGATTTTTATGTCTTGTTTTGTTGTTATGTTGGGATTTTTTGAGAAATTTGTGAGGATAAAATGA
- a CDS encoding TerC family protein: protein MELFSPTFWLALLNVVFIDLILAGDNAIVIGLAARNLHPSVQKKAILYGTGGALLIRILATVVVLWLLKVPWLLLVGGILLIWIAYKLLADQGDEHNDVQAGTSLWTAIRTIVIADAAMGLDNVIAVAGAAQQHLVLVILGLLISVPIIVWGSTLFIKLINHFPWIIYVGAIVLGYTASNMITEEQRLLPYFTEHPALRILFIVVVIAGVVFAGYRKRSSSSSHKGSGGEQQRSYS, encoded by the coding sequence ATGGAGCTATTTAGTCCCACATTCTGGCTGGCTTTGCTGAACGTTGTCTTTATTGATCTAATTCTGGCTGGGGATAATGCCATCGTCATTGGTCTCGCAGCTCGAAACTTGCACCCTTCCGTGCAGAAAAAGGCGATTCTATATGGAACTGGCGGCGCACTTTTGATTCGAATTTTAGCAACAGTTGTTGTTTTATGGTTGCTTAAAGTTCCGTGGCTCTTGCTTGTGGGAGGCATACTTCTGATCTGGATTGCCTATAAATTATTGGCGGATCAGGGAGATGAACACAATGATGTCCAGGCGGGAACTTCCTTGTGGACTGCTATTCGTACCATCGTGATCGCGGATGCAGCCATGGGATTAGATAACGTGATTGCAGTTGCTGGAGCAGCGCAGCAGCATCTCGTGCTTGTAATCCTTGGACTCCTGATTAGTGTACCTATTATCGTCTGGGGCAGTACCCTGTTTATCAAGCTAATTAATCACTTTCCTTGGATTATCTATGTCGGAGCCATTGTTCTGGGGTATACGGCTTCCAATATGATCACTGAGGAACAGCGACTCTTGCCTTACTTTACGGAACATCCGGCATTGCGCATTCTCTTTATCGTTGTGGTTATTGCAGGTGTAGTCTTTGCAGGTTATCGCAAACGCTCCAGCAGTTCCAGCCACAAGGGATCTGGTGGGGAACAGCAGCGATCTTATTCGTAG